gcactgatacatctgcagaaagtgacatgtctgacaggcgaagtgacgattgttgacatagcctgacagttcgttttgtttatggttacggttgctaagggcgctttgccatgacccaaagatgacgtggcgtgtttatttgttgacaaatgatTCAATtacgcgatatagtgtgattgaaatgcatgtacatgcaaaaatatcatcaactacagaaaaaactgaggtattaggctgttggaaaaacaccctagatagcctgagtcctcaacatatttttagcgtttatcattattactattttttgtgctcaaagtcacaggcgtcgcgtgtccctcagcctgactctgaggacgaggtgtgtccaaacgtcaaccacacgtgcaccacaatactaaaaacaaacaatcaaacgcttcaaagtaggcctacgctatatctccgtttattcgctaagcagtagcccagcaGTAGCCGGATATCCTCcaaaaaccaatttattgaccagttgaatggcaatcaacaaaaagtgcatatcccgagagcattcgcatcggtttggcatgtaatgtgcattaccctttcctgaaaacaacatacaaagcagatggacaaggtaaaacgagtagcctaaagcaaagcagtgcactcacctgtcttcgtgccctagCAGTTACAgaggcagtttcagtctgcacgccagcgatgtcaattgttggaactgcttgaggcaatagcattctcttcagtccaatcatgcccgcgatctccataTTTGTGGTGAAGCatgaggggtggaaatgtgccgagcacaacagtgaccacgagcttgcttcaaaaccacgccggtgcctgcgtacgaattgaaTCCACAGAGCctttgttttagccttctcctcgtcggccacagttccatcattcttcacagaatggaacttgtgcaaagatattccttctgtcaagtagccatttttgcagctggcaccttTCAGCCCTCCAGCATCAcagtgcttgacactgcgctttgttttggtactagccgccattgatctgaacaaggtggaatgaggtgaactttccccttctatgtcacgcatatcatttgcataaaatttgcatgtcgcgaaaaaaagtaaacataacactttttgggaacgttttaacatgacttttaggacaaaatatcacccagacaatatcccattttattcacaaggcttagaactttcagaatctgtcctggaaatggtcaaattcctttactttgttttagtttcataaaccctttaagctGCATGGACCtactccaattattttttttggccCAGTGGGTCACCCGTACTTTtacgagctgctgctgctgctgctgctgctcctgctgccccTTTCTTCCTGAGAGGAAATGGCAGATCATATGTCTGTGCAGCCCTTTCACTACCTCTGCAGAGACTACTGCGCAAataacagacactacacacagacacagacacagacacagacacacacacacacacacacacacacacacagcactccatgCGCAGACATTACACATATATAGGCACACATAcgatcacatacagtacacaccagtATTTACATGTATGTCTGTAAGCCAATGTCCGTCCACGTACTCCCCCTTCGTGACTGTCTGCAGCAgtggttctacccatttgggggccctaggcaacatgtagacatggggcccttttgaattactttcgctggtatttaccatggcggcactgaaaatccaaggcactctccttttgaaaaagttaaaaagcctttattgtgatggctttgtCATGTTAGACATTTAAAAGACCCCAATGCATTTTGTTTAACGGTTTTACTCCCTGAAGAAGGCATGACTGCCAATACGCGTTGGGGTCTTTTAAATGTCTCAGTATGACCAAGTCAtcaaaataaaggctttttatctTTTTcaaaagaagagtgccttggattgtcttcagtttttcattttcagtttttttcactatccaaagagcacctcaaccaAACTTTTTCAGAGTCCAGGAACTTTTTTGATAGGCATGGGTCTCTTTTTAATTACTTTCGCTGGTATTTAACATGGCGGgactgactgttgggggccccctacaccctacaatgggcaaatgtggtggggccctaggcaactgcctagtctgcttattggtaaaTCCAGCTTTGACTACTAcacaaataacaaacacacacacacacacacacacacacacacacacacacacacacacacgcacacacaccacacaccaccaccacacacacacacacacacacacacacacacacacacacacagatattacacGTAGGCTACGTACACACAAGGACCACCAATATTTACAGACACAGCAAGAAGCAACACGTGTAGACTAGAGAGCCTTTATTCAGCAATGTaattgtgagaggagaggagcgttggtacagtgtgtgtgggcTGTTGGAGTTGTGAAGCTGTGAGGGATGAGGACGGCATTTCAGCTGTGCTAGCAGGAGATTAGTCCTATTACTTTAAATTCCTGTTTGCTTTTAGACCTGCTGTGAACTCAGCCTTGTCCAGACGCCTCCGCCTTTCCCCCGACCCCCCCTTCActccttgactctctctctctctcccccttctctccttgactctctctcgttctgggtcattccacgccaaatcaacaagagcccgcgcacttaggtctcaaaaaattctgaaaatattaccaagtgtacccgtggtacttaagagaaacactgtaaatttatttgaatgaaagatgtatactctccgtgttacagccaattttactgggggaggggggtgcccattttgttcacactcttttttttgtcaaagttcacaagcccgtagctcaataactaaaccatgtaagttcaaatttggcatgctggtacatagatagatagtcttctttttaaaaatgccaatgagacttgtcttatgtgatgttttcttttttaatttccaacctgaacatgggcaacatgcacattgagagcaatatgttttctatgcgtttcttccgctgccatctgctggtcaaaaaaagtaacaacatgactctttgtgcctgacctactgtctcttttggtgtgcgaacctgctcccacattgaacgctcctgaaatcattaaaattgaaagggatacctgcacccctgcacagggactctcgggtgatcatgtccaggcaaaatttgcatttgattatttagtatttacattaaatgttatcgaaatcatgttgctctctttttgcattttgcccatgttcagggtggaaattaaaaaagaaaacatcacatgtgGGAATACATCTACTGATGCACTCTGGACACATCGTCAGTGATGTTCCTGGTATCATTGGGGGGTTTCGGGTCTTTCAACATCATACCCCCCGTCAACCAGGCGACCCAACTGGGGGTGATCAGGCCCCAGCTTGTGTTCAGATGGCGCGCTAGCTACCACGACTCCATGGTTCTCCTCTCTTGAGCCACAGCCATCTTGAGGCTCTCTCTGCCGCTTCAGTGGTATTGCGGATGGCTCTCCTCTTATGCAGTCCGACGATGCCTAAATGCCCTAATGCACTGGCCAAGGACCGGGCAGCAAAGCCTCTGCATCCTACCTCGACTGGTAGGCACTTCGCCCTCCAACCTGACTGCTGGCACTCACTGACCAGCCCTGCGTACTTGGAGAGCTTCCTCTCAAAAGCTTCTTCCAGGCGGTCTTCCCACGGGACTGTAAGTTCCAGCAACACAACCTGCTTGGTGGACTCTGATACAAGGACGATGTCAGGGCGGAGGGTGGTGACTGCAATGTTGCTGGGGAACCTCAGCTGTTTCTCAAGGTCCACCAGAAGCTGCCAGTCTTTTGCTGAGGTCAGTATGCCTGTTGGTGCCTTGTTTGCTGGGGTAACCTGCTCTCCAGCCTTGACAAAGGTGATGTTGTTCTTGGGGGTACGCTGCTGCTTTGCCCATACCAGTCCTGTGCTGATAGCTTCGGCTATAGTCTTCAGGACTTGATCATGCCTCCAGCGGTAACGCCCTTCACCTAGTGCTGTTGTACAGCAACTAAGGACATGTTCCAAGGTGCCTCTCTTGGAACATAGTGGGCAGGCTGGTGACTCTGCTAGACCCCATGCTTGCAGATTTGACGGACTGGGCAGCACATCGTACACTGCCTGGATAAGAAATTTAATGCGGTGGGGCTCAGCTCTCCAGATCTCATTCCAGGTTACTTTCCGCTCCAGCGCATTCTCCCATCTTGTCCAGGCCCCCTGCTGTCTCATGCCCACGGCCCTACAGGATCGCATCTCCTCCACATCAGCCCTCACCTCCTCTTGAATCTGGTGCCGCCTCTCTTTCCCCCTGGTGTTCATTTTCGGGGTTGGAAAGGATCCCAGACCCGCTCTGCCTCGTGTCACCACTCCCACCAAAGCCTTGTGGCGCAGCCTAGCTTCAGCCGTCTGTACGGCCTCTTCTGCCTTCCACTTCCTGCCCGTCCTCACTTGGATTCCAGCATTGGCCACCTTTGGATCACTGGAGTCCCTGTACAGCACCACCTCTCTAACCCTTGCTACCTTGAACTCCTCCTCCAAGGATTTAAAGGGCAGCTGCAGCTTGTTATTGCGCCCGTAGAGTGCGATGCTGCTCAAACTTTTAGGTAACCCCAGCCATCTCCGCAGGTGGTTGCTGACTTTCCTTTCCAAGGTCTCTACTGTGGAAACTGGGACGGCATAGACAAGGAGAGGCCACAAGATTCTGGGGAGGATGCCATGCTGGTAGACCCAGGCTTTGAACTTTCCAGGTAGCCCAGATTTGTCCACGGCTTTCAGCCAGCCCTCCAACTCAGCACAGGTGGTCTGGATAGATGTTGCATCCTTCAGAGAGCTGTCAAACACCTTTCCCAAGCTCTTGACTGGCTTCTCTGTGATCGTTGGGATTGCGGTGCCTGTGATGTTAAACCGGAACTTGTCCTCTACCTTTCCTTTTCTCAGCACCATGGATCTGGATTTGGCTGGCTTGAAACGCATTCGGGCCCACTCCATCATCTTCTCCAGGCCCTTCAGTATCCACCGGCATCCTGGGACTGATTCTGTGGTGACTGTAAGGTCATCCATGAATGCCCTGATGGGTGGCTGACGTTGTCCAGAGTTCATACGTGGCCCTCTGCACTCTGGCTCCGCAGACTTGGTGAGCATATTCATGGCCAAGGAGAACAGCGTCACAGAGATGGTACACCCTGTGATGATGCCTATGTCTACCTTGTGCCAGCTTGATGGAGTTGCTCCTGCAGAGACCCTCATACTGAAGTTGTTGTAGTAGTCAGCGATGAGGTCTCTGCACTTGCTGGGGACATGGTGTTTCACCAAAGTGAGCTGGACAAGCTTATGGGGGATGGAGCCAAATGCATTTGCCAGGTCAAGCCAAAGTACTGACAGGTTACCCCTGTTTTCTCTGGCCTCTCGGATAAGCTGTGTTACCACACCAGTGTGCTCCACACAGCCCGGCATGCCAGAAATGCCACCTTTCTGGACTGATGTGTCGATATAGCTGTTCCTTGCCAGGTAGCTGCTCAGCCTCTTGGAGATGGTGCTGAAGAAGATTTTGGACTCGATGCAAAGGAGGGAGATGATGCGGAACTGATCGAGCTGGGTGGAACCTTCCTCCTTCGGGATCCAGACCCCTTCTGCCATCCGCCATTGTTCTGGGATCTTCCCCTTCCTCCAGAACACTCGCAGGATCTTCCACAGCCGTAGTAGCAGTTTGGGACAGTTCTTGTACACCTTATACGATGTACCACTTGGTCCTGGAGCGGAGCCTGCTCTAGCTTTATGGACAACCTCCTTGATTTCCAACAGCTTCAGTTCCGCCATGTCAAACTGCACCTCTGGTTCGGGTGGATCAATGAGGATATCACATTCACCCAGCGCCTCCTCTCTTCTTGGATCACTGAACATCTGTGCGAGATGCTGGTCAATGTCTTCCTTTGAAGAGGATAGTCTACCGCTGCGCTTTTGGCCTAGCAGGTCTTTCGTGAACTTGTAGGGGTTCGCGATGAAGGCCGCTCTTTTACGTGATCTCTCCCGTCGCCTCCTCCGATGCCACTCTGCCCGGCGAAGAGTCCTTATCCTCCTCCGGTGCATGGATATTAGTTGGGCTAGGCCAAAGCGTTCCTCATCTCCTGCCTCCTTGTATTGAGACTTCAGTGCTTTCATCTCCTGCCTTATGAGGTGGACCTTCTGTGCTCTGTGGTTCCTTGTGTAGGACGTTCCcgagctcttcctctcctcttcaccaaaCCTCTCAGCCGCCATCCTGACAATGATCGTTGTCATGGCTTGCAGCTTCCGTTCTGCCTCTCCCTTAGCCACAGACTCCAGAATTTGGTCCACGTCATCGTCAAACTGCTTCCACAGTGTAGTCATGGTAGTTGCCGGCCACTTTATCCATTACGACTGGGTGCTTGAGGACTGTGGCACCAACACTAGGAGGTTCcgagcactgtggggtgactcCGGGCAAGGCCCCTCCTGCGACTCACCAGGTGGAACACCTGTGCGTTGTGTTGCTGCCGTTCCCCCCAAGCACTTCATCTTAGCTTGGTGGATTTTGAGACCGCGCACGTTCTTGCATACCTTCCCACACGTACACTGTGCGCTCATAGTCGTTTGTCCATTGCCTAGGTCTATTGCCGTTGAATCAGTCCGGTTGGGGTGctcattctccccccctctcgggcACCCCTGGGGGTATTTCTCCATTAAGTTCATCGTAGCTTGTTTTGGGTGTTCTCCTCACGGTGAACACAGATTGGGTTGCCAGCCCGCTCTGCCCCGATTGCCGTCTCTCCGAGCCGTCACTGTCTCTCCAGTAGTCACCACTCTATTCGTGGTTGTCAACCAGTCTTTCCTGGCTGTCACTGATGTTCACAGGGTACTTACTGTGGGAATACATCTACTGATGCAATCTGGACACATCGTCAGTGATGTTCCTGGTATCATTGGGGGGTTTCGGGTCTTTCAACATCATACCCCCGTCAACCAGGCGACCCAACTGGGGGTGATCAGGCCCCAGCTTGTGTTCAGATGGCGCGCTAGCTACCACGACTCCATGGTTCTCCTCTCTTGAGCCACAGCCATCTTGAGGCTCTCTCTGCCGCTTCAGTGGTATTGCGGATGGCTCTCCTCTTATGCAGTCCGACGATGCCTAAATGCCCTAATGCACTGGCCAAGGACCGGGCAGCAAAGCCTCTGCATCCTACCTCGACTGGTAGGCACTTCGCCCTCCAACCTGACTGCTGGCACTCACTGACCAGCCCTGCGTACTTGGAGAGCTTCCTCTCAAAAGCTTCTTCCAGGCGGTCTTCCCACGGGACTGTAAGTTCCAGCAACACAACCTGCTTGGTGGACTCTGATACAAGGACGATGTCAGGGCGGAGGGTGGTGACTGCAATGTTGCTGGGGAACCTCAGCTGTTTCTCAAGGTCCACCAGAAGCTGCCAGTCTTTTGCTGAGGTCAGTATGCCTGTTGGTGCCTTGTTTGCTGGGGTAACCTGCTCTCCAGCCTTGACAAAGGTGATGTTGTTCTTGGGGGTACGCTGCTGCTTTGCCCATACCAGTCCTGTGCTGATAGCTTCGGCTATAGTCTTCAGGACTTGATCATGCCTCCAGCGGTAACGCCCTTCACCTAGTGCTGTTGTACAGCAACTAAGGACATGTTCCAAGGTGCCTCTCTTGGAACATAGTGGGCAGGCTGGTGACTCTGCTAGACCCCATGCTTGCAGATTTGACGGACTGGGCAGCACATCGTACACTGCCTGGATAAGAAATTTAATGCGGTGGGGCTCAGCTCTCCAGATCTCATTCCAGGTTACTTTCCGCTCCAGCGCATTCTCCCATCTTGTCCAGGCCCCCTGCTGTCTCATGCCCACGGCCCTACAGGATCGCATCTCCTCCACATCAGCCCTCACCTCCTCTTGAATCTGGTGCCGCCTCTCTTTCCCCCTGGTGTTCATTTTCGGGGTTGGAAAGGATCCCAGACCCGCTCTGCCTCGTGTCACCACTCCCACCAAAGCCTTGTGGCGCAGCCTAGCTTCAGCCGTCTGTACGGCCTCTTCTGCCTTCCACTTCCTGCCCGTCCTCACTTGGATTCCAGCATTGGCCACCTTTGGATCACTGGAGTCCCTGTACAGCACCACCTCTCTAACCCTTGCTACCTTGAACTCCTCCTCCAAGGATTTAAAGGGCAGCTGCAGCTTGTTATTGCGCCCGTAGAGTGCGATGCTGCTCAAACTTTTAGGTAACCCCAGCCATCTCCGCAGGTGGTTGCTGACTTTCCTTTCCAAGGTCTCTACTGTGGAAACTGGGACGGCATAGACAAGGAGAGGCCACAAGATTCTGGGGAGGATGCCATGCTGGTAGACCCAGGCTTTGAACTTTCCAGGTAGCCCAGATTTGTCCACGGCTTTCAGCCAGCCCTCCAACTCAGCACAGGTGGTCTGGATAGATGTTGCATCCTTCAGAGAGCTGTCAAACACCTTTCCCAAGCTCTTGACTGGCTTCTCTGTGATCGTTGGGATTGCGGTGCCTGTGATGTTAAACCGGAACTTGTCCTCTACCTTTCCTCTTCTCAGCACCATGGATCTGGATTTGGCTGGCTTGAAACGCATTCGGGCCCACTCCATCATCTTCTCCAGGCCCTTCAGTATCCACCGGCATCCTGGGACTGATTCTGTGGTGACTGTAAGGTCATCCATGAATGCCCTGATGGGTGGCTGACGTTGTCCAGAGTTCATACGTGGCCCTCTGCACTCTGGCTCCGCAGACTTGGTGAGCATATTCATGGCCAAGGAGAACAGCGTCACAGAGATGGTACACCCTGTGATGATGCCTATGTCTACCTTGTGCCAGCTTGATGGAGTTGCTCCTGCAGAGACCCTCATACTGAAGTTGTTGTAGTAGTCAGCGATGAGGTCTCTGCACTTGCTGGGGACATGGTGTTTCACCAAAGTGAGCTGGACAAGCTTATGGGGGATGGAGCCAAATGCATTTGCCAGGTCAAGCCAAAGTACTGACAGGTTACCCCTGTTTTCTCTGGCCTCTCGGATAAGCTGTGTTACCACACCAGTGTGCTCCACACAGCCCGGCATGCCAGAAATGCCACCTTTCTGGACTGATGTGTCGATATAGCTGTTCCTTGCCAGGTAGCTGCTCAGCCTCTTGGAGATGGTGCTGAAGAAGATTTTGGACTCGATGCAAAGGAGGGAGATGATGCGGAACTGGTCGAGCTGGGTGGAACCTTCCTCCTTCGGGATCCAGACCCCTTCTGCCATCCGCCATTGTTCTGGGATCTTCCCCTTCCTCCAGAACACTCGCAGGATCTTCCACAGCCGTAGTAGCAGTTTGGGACAGTTCTTGTACACCTTATACGATGTACCACTTGGTCCTGGAGCGGAGCCTGCTCTAGCTTTATGGACAACCTCCTTGATTTCCAACAGCTTCAGTTCCGCCATGTCAAACTGCACCTCTGGTTCGGGTGGATCAATGAGGATATCACATTCACCCAGCGCCTCCTCTCTTCTTGGATCACTGAACATCTGTGCGAGATGCTGGTCAATGTCTTCCTTTGAAGAGGATAGTCTACCGCTGCGCTTTTGGCCTAGCAGGTCTTTCGTGAACTTGTAGGGGTTCGCGATGAAGGCCGCTCTTTTACGTGATCTCTCCCGTCGCCTCCTCCGATGCCACTCTGCCCGGCGAAGAGTCCTTATCCTCCTCCGGTGCATGGATATTAGTTGGGCTAGGCCAAAGCGTTCCTCAACTCCTGCCTCCTTGTATTGATACTTCAGTGCTTTCATCTCCTGCCTTATAAGGTGGACCTTCTGTGCTCTGTG
This is a stretch of genomic DNA from Engraulis encrasicolus isolate BLACKSEA-1 chromosome 6, IST_EnEncr_1.0, whole genome shotgun sequence. It encodes these proteins:
- the LOC134450152 gene encoding uncharacterized protein LOC134450152, giving the protein MTTIIVRMAAERFGEEERKSSGTSYTRNHRAQKVHLIRQEMKALKSQYKEAGDEERFGLAQLISMHRRRIRTLRRAEWHRRRRRERSRKRAAFIANPYKFTKDLLGQKRSGRLSSSKEDIDQHLAQMFSDPRREEALGECDILIDPPEPEVQFDMAELKLLEIKEVVHKARAGSAPGPSGTSYKVYKNCPKLLLRLWKILRVFWRKGKIPEQWRMAEGVWIPKEEGSTQLDQFRIISLLCIESKIFFSTISKRLSSYLARNSYIDTSVQKGGISGMPGCVEHTGVVTQLIREARENRGNLSVLWLDLANAFGSIPHKLVQLTLVKHHVPSKCRDLIADYYNNFSMRVSAGATPSSWHKVDIGIITGCTISVTLFSLAMNMLTKSAEPECRGPRMNSGQRQPPIRAFMDDLTVTTESVPGCRWILKGLEKMMEWARMRFKPAKSRSMVLRKGKVEDKFRFNITGTAIPTITEKPVKSLGKVFDSSLKDATSIQTTCAELEGWLKAVDKSGLPGKFKAWVYQHGILPRILWPLLVYAVPVSTVETLERKVSNHLRRWLGLPKSLSSIALYGRNNKLQLPFKSLEEEFKVARVREVVLYRDSSDPKVANAGIQVRTGRKWKAEEAVQTAEARLRHKALVGVVTRGRAGLGSFPTPKMNTRGKERRHQIQEEVRADVEEMRSCRAVGMRQQGAWTRWENALERKVTWNEIWRAEPHRIKFLIQAVYDVLPSPSNLQAWGLAESPACPLCSKRGTLEHVLSCCTTALGEGRYRWRHDQVLKTIAEAISTGLVWAKQQRTPKNNITFVKAGEQVTPANKAPTGILTSAKDWQLLVDLEKQLRFPSNIAVTTLRPDIVLVSESTKQVVLLELTVPWEDRLEEAFERKLSKYAGLVSECQQSGWRAKCLPVEVGCRGFAARSLASALGHLGIVGLHKRRAIRNTTEAAERASRWLWLKRGEPWSRGS
- the LOC134450153 gene encoding uncharacterized protein LOC134450153, with the translated sequence MTTIIVRMAAERFGEEERKSSGTSYTRNHRAQKVHLIRQEMKALKYQYKEAGVEERFGLAQLISMHRRRIRTLRRAEWHRRRRRERSRKRAAFIANPYKFTKDLLGQKRSGRLSSSKEDIDQHLAQMFSDPRREEALGECDILIDPPEPEVQFDMAELKLLEIKEVVHKARAGSAPGPSGTSYKVYKNCPKLLLRLWKILRVFWRKGKIPEQWRMAEGVWIPKEEGSTQLDQFRIISLLCIESKIFFSTISKRLSSYLARNSYIDTSVQKGGISGMPGCVEHTGVVTQLIREARENRGNLSVLWLDLANAFGSIPHKLVQLTLVKHHVPSKCRDLIADYYNNFSMRVSAGATPSSWHKVDIGIITGCTISVTLFSLAMNMLTKSAEPECRGPRMNSGQRQPPIRAFMDDLTVTTESVPGCRWILKGLEKMMEWARMRFKPAKSRSMVLRRGKVEDKFRFNITGTAIPTITEKPVKSLGKVFDSSLKDATSIQTTCAELEGWLKAVDKSGLPGKFKAWVYQHGILPRILWPLLVYAVPVSTVETLERKVSNHLRRWLGLPKSLSSIALYGRNNKLQLPFKSLEEEFKVARVREVVLYRDSSDPKVANAGIQVRTGRKWKAEEAVQTAEARLRHKALVGVVTRGRAGLGSFPTPKMNTRGKERRHQIQEEVRADVEEMRSCRAVGMRQQGAWTRWENALERKVTWNEIWRAEPHRIKFLIQAVYDVLPSPSNLQAWGLAESPACPLCSKRGTLEHVLSCCTTALGEGRYRWRHDQVLKTIAEAISTGLVWAKQQRTPKNNITFVKAGEQVTPANKAPTGILTSAKDWQLLVDLEKQLRFPSNIAVTTLRPDIVLVSESTKQVVLLELTVPWEDRLEEAFERKLSKYAGLVSECQQSGWRAKCLPVEVGCRGFAARSLASALGHLGIVGLHKRRAIRNTTEAAERASRWLWLKRGEPWSRGS